One region of Micromonospora ureilytica genomic DNA includes:
- a CDS encoding glycoside hydrolase family 3 protein, translating into MTTTTGHLPALAAAVLQPGFVGTTPPQWVCRWLGDGLGSVVLFARNVVDTEQVAALTATLRAERPDVIVAIDEEAGDVTRLESVHGSSRPGNFALGAVDDPALTEAVARDLGVELATAGVTLNYAPDADVNSNPANPVIGVRSFGADPALVARHTAAWVRGLQAGGVAACAKHFPGHGDTRVDSHHDLPRITADRDRLDACELAPFRAAVAAGVQAVMTGHLLVPALDPHLPATLSQRILGGLLRDELGFSGVVVTDAVEMRAVADRYGFAGATVRALAAGADAICIGGERADEQAARELRDAIVAAVISGELPEERLAEAAKRVGQLAAWTVAARSAGLAGARGAADVGLVAARRAVRVTAGPGTTVALPLTRAAHVVEFEPLRNIAIGAETPWGIGGPLGELLPGTSTVRYAEPDVPADPGAGADARPLVLVVRDLHRHDWMRAAVHRALAVRPDAVVVELGVPELVTGAVHLATHGATRASGRAAAEVLTGAR; encoded by the coding sequence GTGACCACGACCACCGGGCACCTCCCGGCGCTCGCCGCCGCCGTCCTGCAACCCGGCTTCGTCGGCACCACCCCACCACAGTGGGTGTGCCGTTGGCTCGGCGACGGTCTCGGCTCGGTGGTGCTCTTCGCCCGCAACGTCGTCGACACCGAGCAGGTGGCCGCGCTCACCGCGACGCTGCGCGCGGAACGGCCGGACGTCATCGTGGCGATCGACGAGGAGGCCGGCGACGTCACCCGGCTGGAGTCGGTGCACGGCAGCTCCCGGCCCGGCAACTTCGCCCTCGGCGCGGTCGACGACCCGGCGCTGACCGAGGCCGTCGCCCGGGACCTCGGCGTCGAGCTGGCCACGGCGGGCGTCACCCTCAACTACGCCCCGGACGCCGACGTCAACTCCAACCCGGCGAACCCGGTGATCGGCGTCCGCTCCTTCGGCGCCGACCCGGCGCTTGTCGCGCGGCACACCGCCGCCTGGGTCCGGGGGCTCCAGGCCGGCGGCGTCGCGGCCTGCGCCAAACACTTCCCCGGGCACGGCGACACCCGCGTCGACTCACACCACGACCTGCCCCGGATCACCGCCGACCGGGACCGGCTGGACGCCTGCGAACTGGCCCCGTTCCGCGCCGCCGTGGCCGCCGGGGTGCAGGCGGTCATGACCGGCCACCTGCTGGTGCCCGCGCTCGACCCGCACCTTCCGGCGACGCTGAGTCAACGCATCCTGGGTGGGTTGCTCCGTGACGAGCTGGGCTTCTCCGGTGTGGTGGTCACCGACGCGGTGGAGATGCGCGCGGTCGCCGACCGGTACGGCTTCGCCGGAGCGACGGTCCGCGCCCTCGCCGCCGGGGCCGACGCGATCTGCATCGGTGGCGAACGGGCCGACGAGCAGGCCGCCCGTGAGCTGCGCGACGCCATCGTGGCCGCCGTCATCTCCGGTGAGCTGCCCGAGGAACGTCTCGCCGAGGCCGCCAAGCGCGTCGGTCAACTCGCCGCCTGGACGGTGGCGGCCCGCAGCGCCGGCCTGGCCGGAGCGCGTGGCGCCGCCGACGTCGGGCTGGTCGCCGCCCGCCGGGCCGTCCGGGTCACCGCCGGCCCCGGTACGACTGTCGCGCTGCCCCTGACCCGCGCGGCACATGTCGTCGAGTTCGAGCCGCTGCGCAACATCGCCATCGGCGCCGAGACCCCGTGGGGCATCGGCGGGCCACTGGGCGAGCTGCTGCCCGGCACCAGCACGGTCCGCTACGCCGAACCCGACGTGCCGGCGGACCCGGGCGCCGGGGCGGACGCCCGCCCCCTGGTGCTGGTCGTCCGCGACCTGCACCGGCACGACTGGATGCGCGCCGCAGTGCACCGCGCGTTGGCCGTCCGACCCGACGCGGTAGTTGTCGAGTTGGGCGTGCCCGAGCTGGTCACCGGGGCGGTGCACCTGGCCACCCACGGCGCCACCCGGGCCAGTGGACGGGCCGCCGCCGAGGTGCTCACCGGCGCCCGCTGA
- a CDS encoding TIGR03557 family F420-dependent LLM class oxidoreductase — protein MKIGYFLSSEEFTPAELLEQARGAERAGFEALWISDHYHPWVDAQGQSPFVWSMIGAVSQVCSLPVTTAVTCPTLRIHPAVIAQAAATSAVLHGGRFVLGVGTGEALNEHIFGDAWPQADVRLEMLEEAVEVLRALWGGDFVSHHGKHYTVEQARIYTLPDTPPPIYVSGFGPKAIDLAARIGDGYVSTMPDGEMVRRFRENGGGDKPCQAGFKAAYADSAEEGLRIAYERWPNAGVPGELSQVLPSPRHFEQAAELVKPEMLKEAFVCGNSADAHLEMIDKYAKAGFDEVYVANTGPHYQGLFDLYQREVLPRLR, from the coding sequence ATGAAGATCGGATATTTTCTGTCCAGTGAGGAGTTCACGCCGGCCGAGTTGCTGGAGCAGGCGCGCGGTGCCGAACGGGCCGGCTTCGAGGCGCTGTGGATCTCCGACCACTACCACCCCTGGGTGGACGCGCAGGGCCAGAGCCCGTTCGTCTGGTCGATGATCGGCGCGGTCAGCCAGGTCTGCTCGCTGCCGGTGACCACGGCGGTGACCTGCCCGACCCTGCGGATCCACCCGGCCGTGATCGCGCAGGCGGCGGCGACCAGCGCGGTGCTGCACGGTGGACGGTTCGTGCTCGGCGTCGGCACCGGCGAGGCGCTCAACGAGCACATCTTCGGCGACGCCTGGCCGCAGGCCGACGTCCGGCTGGAGATGCTGGAGGAGGCCGTCGAGGTGCTGCGCGCGCTGTGGGGCGGCGACTTCGTCAGCCACCACGGCAAGCACTACACGGTGGAGCAGGCGCGGATCTACACGCTGCCCGACACTCCCCCGCCGATCTACGTCTCCGGCTTCGGGCCGAAGGCCATCGACCTGGCCGCCCGGATCGGCGACGGCTACGTGAGCACCATGCCCGACGGCGAGATGGTCCGGCGCTTCCGCGAGAACGGCGGCGGCGACAAGCCGTGCCAGGCCGGCTTCAAGGCGGCGTACGCGGACAGCGCGGAGGAGGGGTTGCGCATCGCGTACGAGCGCTGGCCCAACGCGGGGGTGCCGGGTGAGCTGTCCCAGGTGCTGCCCTCGCCGCGACACTTCGAGCAGGCCGCCGAGCTGGTCAAGCCGGAGATGCTGAAGGAGGCGTTCGTCTGCGGCAACAGCGCCGACGCGCACCTGGAGATGATCGACAAGTACGCCAAGGCCGGCTTCGACGAGGTCTACGTGGCCAACACCGGCCCGCACTACCAGGGCCTGTTCGACCTCTACCAGCGCGAAGTCCTGCCCCGCCTGCGCTGA
- a CDS encoding RecQ family ATP-dependent DNA helicase — protein MKLSTHSMTLRRAARSLFGWKALRPNQLAAMRAVMKRRDALVVLPTGAGKSAIYQIPASLIPGPTVVISPLLALQQDQIASLNERQRPELRAVRISSNESATQQAEAITEIREGRAEFLFITPEQLSNPQRMAEVAALKPALVAIDEAHCISAWGHDFRPDYLALGHLIDGIGRPPVVALTATASPPVRDDIIARLRLREPEVVVSGLDRPNLFVEVAHCPTEDYRWRRLITLLRDDERPGIIYVPTRRAAEELATRLTDAGFPAQFYHGGMAAGARHELHEAFLADQVPIMVATSAFGMGIDKPNIAWVAHMALPDSPDSYFQEIGRAGRDGQPARVLLLWQAEDVGLQRFFSGGLPDVDELRDLAALLRRKPATKTELRETTGLGPRKLGQYLSLLEQVGAAEPRARQRIGAPRYSPTPTDAAAAALAEAERQQTVTRSRTDMMRAFAETRACRGQTLLAYFGEQMTHVCGHCDNCHNGTSVADQGAVGPFPVHSQVRHPEWGPGLVLSYEEDKMTVLFDEVGYKTLSVRVVSEQGLLTLD, from the coding sequence ATGAAACTGTCCACGCACTCGATGACGTTGCGCCGCGCGGCCCGCAGCCTTTTCGGCTGGAAGGCGCTGCGGCCCAACCAACTGGCCGCCATGCGCGCGGTGATGAAGCGACGCGACGCGCTTGTGGTGTTGCCCACCGGCGCCGGCAAGTCGGCGATCTACCAGATCCCGGCCAGCCTGATCCCCGGCCCCACAGTGGTGATCTCCCCGCTGCTGGCCCTCCAGCAGGACCAGATCGCCTCCCTCAACGAGCGGCAACGCCCGGAGCTGCGGGCGGTGCGGATCAGCTCGAACGAGTCGGCCACCCAGCAGGCCGAGGCGATCACCGAGATCCGTGAGGGTCGGGCGGAGTTCCTCTTCATCACCCCGGAACAGCTCAGCAACCCCCAGCGGATGGCCGAGGTCGCCGCGCTGAAGCCGGCGCTTGTGGCGATCGACGAGGCTCACTGCATCTCCGCGTGGGGGCACGACTTCCGCCCCGACTACCTGGCGCTCGGGCACCTCATCGACGGCATCGGTCGACCGCCGGTGGTCGCGCTGACCGCCACCGCCTCCCCTCCGGTACGCGACGACATCATCGCCCGGCTGCGGCTGCGCGAGCCGGAGGTGGTGGTCTCCGGGCTGGACCGGCCGAACCTGTTCGTCGAGGTCGCGCACTGCCCCACCGAGGACTACCGGTGGCGGCGGCTGATCACGCTGCTGCGCGACGACGAGCGGCCCGGGATCATCTACGTGCCGACCCGTCGCGCCGCCGAGGAGTTGGCCACCCGGTTGACCGACGCCGGCTTCCCGGCGCAGTTCTACCACGGTGGGATGGCGGCCGGCGCACGTCACGAACTGCACGAGGCTTTCCTCGCCGACCAGGTCCCCATCATGGTGGCGACCTCGGCGTTCGGAATGGGCATCGACAAGCCGAACATCGCCTGGGTGGCGCACATGGCGCTGCCCGACTCGCCGGACAGCTACTTCCAGGAGATCGGCCGGGCCGGGCGCGACGGGCAACCGGCCCGGGTGCTGCTGCTCTGGCAGGCCGAGGACGTGGGCCTGCAACGGTTCTTCAGCGGCGGCCTGCCCGACGTCGACGAGCTGCGCGACCTCGCCGCGCTGCTGCGCCGCAAGCCGGCCACCAAGACCGAGCTGCGCGAGACCACCGGTCTCGGGCCGCGCAAGCTGGGCCAGTACCTCTCCCTGTTGGAGCAGGTCGGCGCGGCCGAGCCACGCGCCCGGCAACGCATCGGCGCTCCCCGTTACTCACCCACCCCGACCGACGCCGCCGCGGCGGCGCTGGCCGAGGCGGAGCGCCAGCAGACGGTGACCCGGTCCCGCACCGACATGATGCGGGCCTTCGCCGAGACCCGGGCCTGCCGGGGGCAGACCCTGCTGGCCTACTTCGGCGAGCAGATGACGCACGTCTGCGGCCACTGCGACAACTGCCACAACGGCACCAGCGTGGCCGACCAGGGAGCGGTCGGGCCGTTCCCGGTGCACAGCCAGGTGCGTCACCCGGAGTGGGGGCCCGGCCTGGTGCTCTCGTACGAGGAGGACAAGATGACGGTGCTCTTC
- a CDS encoding GNAT family N-acetyltransferase — MSTLVEDNPAKHRFEILVDDALAGFTAYLPRGEVLVFTHTEVDRGFQGKGVGGTLIRGTLDQLRARGTKLVPQCPFMAAFIDKHPEYADLVADLP; from the coding sequence ATGAGCACCCTGGTCGAGGACAACCCGGCGAAGCACCGCTTCGAGATCCTGGTCGACGACGCGCTGGCCGGCTTCACCGCGTACCTGCCGCGCGGGGAGGTCCTGGTCTTCACCCACACCGAGGTGGACCGGGGCTTTCAGGGCAAGGGGGTGGGCGGCACGCTGATCCGCGGCACCCTGGACCAGCTCCGGGCACGCGGCACGAAGCTGGTGCCGCAGTGCCCCTTCATGGCCGCGTTCATCGACAAGCACCCCGAGTACGCCGACCTGGTCGCCGACCTTCCGTAG
- a CDS encoding cysteine desulfurase-like protein: MPFDIARTRAAYPALTEGFVHLDGAGGTQTAAGVIDAVTDAMRSAVGNRSAANVAGRRSLELVAEARSAVADLLGGDPAGVVLGPSATALTYTLARTLGAAWRPGDEVVVSRLDHDANVRPWVQAAEAAGATVRWAEVDRHTGELPAAQYADLVGERTRLVAVTAGSNAIGTMPDVPAIAKAAHAVGALVHVDGVHSVPHGPTDLSSLGADVLVTSAYKWSGPHLAAMVADPARWAALRPAKLVPSSDAVPDRFEYGTPSFPLLAGVTAAVDHLAGLDPDAVGDRRARLRAGLAAAQAHEEALLDRLLAGLAQRPAITVYGSPARRCPTVSFRVAGMSPAATQEALGAAGFCLSVGDYYAYEYFQLMGLRDSGGAVRASIYHYNTADEVDRLLGELDALADPAGRMAG; the protein is encoded by the coding sequence TGATCGACGCGGTCACCGACGCCATGCGGTCGGCGGTCGGCAACCGCAGCGCCGCCAACGTCGCGGGCCGCCGGTCGTTGGAGCTGGTGGCCGAGGCCCGCTCGGCGGTGGCCGACCTGCTCGGCGGCGACCCGGCCGGGGTGGTTCTCGGCCCGAGTGCGACAGCGCTGACGTACACCCTGGCCCGGACGCTCGGCGCGGCCTGGCGCCCGGGGGACGAGGTGGTGGTCTCCCGGCTCGACCACGACGCGAACGTGCGGCCGTGGGTGCAGGCCGCCGAGGCGGCCGGCGCGACGGTGCGCTGGGCCGAGGTCGACAGGCACACCGGTGAGTTGCCCGCGGCCCAGTACGCGGACCTGGTCGGTGAGCGGACCCGGTTGGTCGCGGTCACCGCCGGCAGCAACGCCATCGGCACCATGCCGGACGTGCCGGCGATCGCCAAGGCCGCGCACGCGGTCGGCGCGTTGGTCCACGTCGACGGGGTGCACTCGGTTCCGCACGGCCCGACCGACCTGAGCTCGCTCGGCGCCGACGTGCTGGTCACCAGCGCGTACAAGTGGTCCGGGCCGCACCTGGCGGCGATGGTGGCGGACCCGGCCCGGTGGGCGGCGCTGCGCCCGGCGAAGCTGGTGCCGTCCTCCGACGCGGTGCCGGACCGGTTCGAGTACGGCACGCCGAGCTTCCCGCTGCTGGCCGGTGTGACCGCCGCGGTGGACCACCTGGCGGGGTTGGACCCGGACGCGGTCGGGGACCGGCGGGCGCGGCTGCGGGCCGGGCTGGCCGCCGCCCAGGCACACGAGGAGGCCCTGCTGGACCGGCTGCTCGCCGGGTTGGCGCAGCGGCCGGCGATCACCGTCTACGGCTCGCCGGCGCGGCGCTGTCCGACGGTCTCGTTCCGGGTCGCCGGGATGTCGCCGGCTGCCACCCAGGAGGCGTTGGGCGCCGCCGGGTTCTGCCTCTCCGTCGGCGACTACTACGCCTACGAGTACTTCCAGCTGATGGGTCTGCGCGACAGCGGCGGCGCGGTGCGGGCCAGCATCTATCACTACAACACGGCCGACGAGGTGGACCGGTTGCTCGGCGAACTCGACGCGCTGGCCGACCCGGCGGGGAGAATGGCCGGATGA